A region from the Natronincola ferrireducens genome encodes:
- a CDS encoding helix-turn-helix domain-containing protein — MMKNYNIKILFGSNVREFRHNKGISQEKLAELSGLHRTYISDVERGSRSISLDNIKKIANALEIEVFKLFIFNEEDHYD, encoded by the coding sequence ATGATGAAAAATTATAATATTAAAATTTTATTTGGATCTAATGTTAGAGAATTTAGACATAATAAAGGAATTTCTCAAGAAAAGTTAGCTGAACTCTCTGGGTTACATAGAACTTACATAAGTGATGTCGAAAGAGGCTCAAGAAGTATTTCACTAGATAACATAAAAAAAATTGCTAATGCTTTAGAAATTGAGGTATTTAAATTATTTATTTTCAATGAGGAGGATCATTATGATTAG
- a CDS encoding site-specific DNA-methyltransferase, translating to MEFKKINIADLKHAEYNPRVDLKPGDREFEKIKKSIEEFGYVEPIIVNSDMTIIGGHQRSKVLKELGYTGVDCIVIEVDKTKEKALNIALNKITGGWDEEKLSQLLDDLRLEEYNVELTGFDWSEAEKLFDEHMPTDGSESGENPDDDFEIELPEEPISKLGDVWILGKHRLVVGDSTKEEDVEKLMREDRADMVFTDPPWNVNYGAVSEGNAQGYKPRTILNDFMGTEDFKEFMNGAFKIMNKFSKEGAMTYVVMSAQEWGNMMLTLSMNDYHWSSTVIWNKDSLVLSRKYYHTKYEPIWYGWKEGQARLHPLGDRKQSDVWDIPRPKVSELHPTMKPVDLVIRAIKNSSDMKDIVLDLFGGSGTTLIACEETDRICRMMELDPKYADVIVNRYIEKVGSSDDVAVLRSENKINYKNLEFYN from the coding sequence TTGGAATTCAAAAAAATAAATATAGCAGATCTTAAGCATGCAGAATATAATCCTAGGGTTGATTTGAAACCTGGGGATAGAGAATTTGAGAAAATAAAGAAAAGTATAGAAGAGTTTGGATATGTTGAACCAATTATTGTAAACAGTGATATGACGATTATTGGTGGGCATCAAAGGAGCAAAGTGCTAAAGGAACTAGGCTATACAGGGGTTGACTGTATTGTTATTGAAGTTGATAAGACAAAAGAGAAGGCACTTAATATCGCTCTGAATAAAATTACAGGTGGATGGGATGAAGAAAAACTAAGTCAGTTACTAGATGATTTGAGATTAGAAGAGTATAATGTGGAACTAACAGGTTTTGACTGGTCAGAAGCGGAAAAGTTATTTGATGAGCATATGCCGACAGATGGAAGTGAGAGTGGGGAAAATCCCGATGATGATTTTGAAATTGAATTACCAGAGGAGCCAATATCAAAACTAGGAGATGTATGGATATTAGGGAAACATAGGTTGGTAGTGGGTGATAGCACCAAGGAAGAAGATGTAGAAAAATTAATGAGAGAAGATAGAGCGGATATGGTTTTCACAGACCCTCCATGGAATGTAAACTACGGTGCAGTTAGTGAAGGAAATGCTCAAGGGTATAAGCCTAGAACAATATTAAACGATTTTATGGGAACAGAGGATTTTAAAGAATTTATGAATGGTGCTTTCAAAATAATGAATAAGTTTTCTAAAGAAGGGGCTATGACCTATGTGGTTATGTCAGCACAGGAATGGGGAAATATGATGTTAACACTTTCTATGAATGATTATCACTGGTCATCTACGGTTATATGGAACAAGGATTCATTGGTGCTTTCAAGGAAGTATTACCATACAAAGTATGAGCCGATTTGGTATGGTTGGAAGGAAGGTCAGGCAAGGCTACATCCATTAGGAGACAGAAAGCAGAGTGATGTTTGGGATATTCCTAGACCTAAAGTATCAGAATTACATCCTACAATGAAACCAGTTGATCTTGTAATTAGAGCAATCAAGAACAGTAGTGATATGAAGGATATTGTACTAGACTTATTTGGAGGTTCAGGAACTACACTTATTGCCTGTGAAGAAACTGATAGAATTTGCAGGATGATGGAGCTTGATCCTAAATATGCTGATGTAATTGTAAATAGATATATTGAAAAAGTTGGTAGTAGTGATGATGTAGCTGTTTTAAGAAGTGAAAATAAGATTAATTATAAAAACCTCGAATTCTATAATTGA
- a CDS encoding helix-turn-helix domain-containing protein, with product MGSRKGIPNKTTRYDSDILPRLSDIKEWVIQGDTVREICKKLSISHDTWYRYCKENETLSELVDMGRSVLCNDVEKSLLKLCNGYEYEELKTIVEEDKNGKKRTKIEKTKRHQPPSAQAISFFLRNRMPEEWSDKKELILDTSQNEEARKKLFLEMIQEDAIDAEYSEVDEEDNRLDDPQEDEYTDE from the coding sequence ATGGGTAGCAGGAAAGGAATCCCCAATAAAACAACTAGATATGATTCGGACATATTACCTAGACTATCTGACATAAAAGAATGGGTGATACAAGGAGATACAGTAAGGGAGATTTGCAAGAAATTATCTATATCCCATGATACGTGGTATCGTTATTGTAAAGAAAATGAAACACTATCTGAATTGGTAGATATGGGCAGGAGTGTGTTATGCAACGATGTGGAGAAATCTTTATTAAAGCTTTGCAATGGTTATGAGTATGAGGAACTTAAAACTATTGTTGAAGAAGATAAAAATGGAAAGAAGAGAACTAAAATAGAAAAGACAAAACGTCACCAACCACCATCTGCTCAAGCCATTTCATTTTTCCTTAGAAATCGTATGCCAGAGGAATGGTCTGATAAGAAGGAACTTATATTGGATACAAGTCAAAATGAAGAAGCTAGAAAGAAACTCTTTTTAGAAATGATCCAAGAGGATGCTATCGATGCTGAATATTCAGAGGTGGATGAAGAAGATAATAGATTAGACGATCCCCAGGAAGATGAATATACTGATGAGTAG
- a CDS encoding tyrosine-type recombinase/integrase produces MACINGFEEYLKGQDKSDDTICCYIRDTKAFINWYNNRTGYGLDKLIELDAVEYKKHMQNGTDSIITINRKIASVNAFLAWLHREGMVEKELSIKPIKNKETHQYKGFEDKELRKLRAEIHRLGDKMHIAIIEILLGTGIRVSELVDLKLDDIEISDRKGKISVLGKGNALRGVPLNKDTRKAITEYLEVRRESTDEHLFIGQRGNLKRNAINLILKKYGDRVGIEVNPHKLRHSLGYKLVKEGKPITTIQQILGHDNIQTTNIYTLTTERDKVEALEGLEW; encoded by the coding sequence ATGGCTTGTATCAACGGTTTTGAAGAATATTTGAAAGGGCAAGATAAAAGTGATGATACCATTTGCTGCTATATTAGAGATACTAAAGCCTTTATCAACTGGTATAATAACCGAACTGGATATGGCTTAGATAAACTAATAGAGCTGGACGCAGTAGAATATAAGAAGCATATGCAAAATGGTACTGACTCAATCATAACAATAAACCGTAAAATTGCAAGTGTTAATGCCTTCTTAGCTTGGCTACACAGGGAAGGGATGGTTGAAAAGGAACTAAGCATCAAACCTATAAAAAATAAGGAAACACACCAATATAAAGGGTTTGAGGATAAGGAGTTAAGGAAGCTTAGGGCAGAGATCCATCGTTTAGGGGATAAGATGCATATAGCAATCATTGAAATACTGCTAGGAACAGGCATAAGAGTAAGCGAATTGGTAGATCTCAAGCTAGATGATATAGAAATATCCGATAGAAAGGGTAAGATATCGGTGCTTGGCAAAGGAAATGCATTAAGAGGTGTTCCTTTGAACAAGGACACTAGAAAAGCCATCACTGAATATCTAGAAGTCAGAAGAGAATCAACCGATGAACATCTATTTATAGGTCAAAGAGGCAACTTAAAGAGAAATGCCATCAATCTAATATTAAAGAAATATGGAGATAGGGTGGGAATAGAAGTAAATCCCCATAAATTAAGGCATAGCTTGGGGTATAAGTTGGTGAAGGAAGGTAAGCCAATCACCACAATCCAACAGATCCTTGGACATGATAATATTCAGACTACAAATATTTACACTTTAACAACTGAAAGGGACAAAGTAGAAGCTTTAGAAGGACTAGAGTGGTAG
- a CDS encoding Kiwa anti-phage protein KwaB-like domain-containing protein, with amino-acid sequence MNTKRLNNDIKSFFDVKIESFQIYYILRDKVKNEYLYSTFYCNMSPKLKKSLQDEYKNKVYDSIDGKIVEKFDVIGSEADSIEFLESKMVNNLEKIKNGLNPIKAKKASDIDVDINDIWGYVVVFTNDKKKKLSIFRKFTTPKALNENKKFSIVNGNIEEFNEQIFTLDFKIDALEVNSNIYIINKYYFELLFSFNEEYVKYVKNSLEKLKSEKVINNFDEFSTRCLESGNLVRKLVYVVNKDRLKWLKKHIKSAQSVIDEYELKVKIENSKIDYSNKDCNVSDVMKLICGCCVKDAVDMHRYFATSVKEVS; translated from the coding sequence ATGAACACTAAAAGATTAAATAATGATATAAAAAGTTTTTTTGATGTTAAAATTGAAAGCTTTCAAATTTATTACATTTTACGTGATAAGGTTAAGAATGAGTATTTATATAGTACATTTTACTGTAATATGTCTCCAAAGCTAAAAAAAAGCCTACAGGATGAATACAAAAATAAAGTTTATGATTCAATTGATGGGAAGATAGTTGAAAAGTTTGATGTTATCGGTTCTGAAGCTGATTCAATTGAATTTTTAGAATCTAAAATGGTTAATAACCTAGAAAAAATAAAAAATGGACTTAATCCTATAAAAGCTAAAAAAGCCTCGGACATAGATGTAGATATAAATGATATTTGGGGATATGTAGTTGTATTTACAAATGACAAGAAAAAGAAATTATCAATTTTCAGGAAATTTACTACTCCTAAAGCTCTAAATGAAAATAAAAAATTTAGTATTGTAAATGGGAATATTGAAGAATTTAATGAACAAATATTTACATTAGACTTTAAAATCGATGCATTAGAAGTAAATAGCAACATATACATTATCAATAAATATTATTTTGAACTTTTATTTTCTTTCAATGAAGAATATGTAAAATACGTTAAAAATTCATTGGAAAAACTGAAAAGTGAAAAAGTGATAAACAATTTTGATGAGTTCTCTACTAGATGTTTAGAAAGCGGTAATCTAGTTAGAAAATTAGTTTATGTGGTTAATAAAGATAGATTAAAATGGCTTAAAAAGCATATCAAATCAGCACAATCTGTTATAGATGAATATGAACTGAAAGTTAAAATTGAAAACAGCAAAATTGACTATTCAAATAAAGATTGTAATGTATCTGATGTAATGAAACTTATTTGTGGATGTTGTGTAAAAGATGCTGTTGACATGCATAGATATTTTGCAACTAGTGTTAAGGAGGTTAGCTGA
- the terL gene encoding phage terminase large subunit yields the protein MIININIIESERQNILLKQYLNKYFSSDKIEELVGEFAFSELRKLLGEMDIEFFALCYFPKYFDRKFGQFHKELFEELKYMLNNKGLIEAFGLPREHGKSTINSFLFPLYSTLYNKSQFTLIISATEQIALPFLDMIKDELENNQLLIEDFGIHKGNRWNNNEIWIRGRAGLDACIMIRGIDGSLRGIHFKQHRPQLVLLDDLLKDDTAKSETKREQVKNTFTDVVIPIGTRDTNILVVGTVLHEEDLMADLLKGKISGVRSIKKAAIINWAERDDLWSQWQTKYNDLQDLDRIETAKSFFYAHEEEMLEGTEILWSEYLDYYYLMCKKQAMGDKSFYKEMQNNPRSSDDYIFQNISYWDKLPEYEELEIAMYIDPAIKAGKRNDYSAITILGQHRKTNQMYVVDGSIYKLLPDDLFSVVVEKLQIYPVEKIGFEATQAQSYMKQKFEEQLWQNKIYVPVDEVVAKGQKHERIITLEPDIKKGYILFNSDNIAYNNQVKDYNKGAKHDDAPDSLYGAVQLVQGVQKLKFYDRGLLF from the coding sequence ATGATAATTAATATAAATATTATAGAATCTGAACGTCAGAACATCTTACTAAAACAATACCTAAACAAATATTTCTCCTCAGACAAGATAGAAGAACTTGTTGGGGAGTTTGCATTTTCAGAACTTCGTAAGTTACTTGGCGAGATGGATATAGAGTTTTTTGCCTTGTGTTATTTCCCTAAATATTTTGACAGGAAGTTTGGGCAGTTTCACAAGGAGCTATTTGAAGAATTAAAATATATGTTAAACAATAAAGGGTTGATTGAAGCTTTTGGACTCCCAAGGGAGCATGGCAAAAGTACAATCAACTCTTTTCTATTTCCCCTCTATTCCACTTTGTATAACAAATCCCAATTTACATTGATTATATCGGCAACAGAACAGATTGCCCTACCATTCCTTGATATGATAAAGGATGAATTAGAGAACAACCAGTTACTAATTGAGGACTTTGGTATTCATAAGGGTAATCGATGGAATAATAATGAAATATGGATTAGGGGTAGGGCTGGATTGGATGCTTGCATAATGATTCGTGGAATTGATGGCTCTCTTAGAGGAATCCATTTTAAACAACATCGACCCCAGTTAGTTCTTCTTGATGATTTATTGAAGGATGATACAGCAAAATCAGAAACGAAAAGGGAACAAGTCAAAAATACCTTTACAGATGTTGTGATTCCCATTGGAACTAGAGATACCAATATACTGGTAGTTGGAACTGTTCTTCATGAGGAAGATTTGATGGCAGATTTATTAAAGGGTAAAATCTCAGGGGTTAGAAGTATAAAGAAAGCAGCTATTATTAATTGGGCAGAAAGGGATGACCTATGGAGTCAGTGGCAAACTAAATATAATGATCTTCAGGATTTGGATAGAATTGAAACTGCCAAGTCCTTTTTTTATGCCCATGAAGAGGAAATGTTGGAAGGAACAGAAATCCTATGGTCAGAATACCTAGACTACTATTATCTTATGTGTAAGAAACAAGCGATGGGGGATAAATCCTTTTATAAGGAGATGCAGAACAATCCACGTAGCAGTGATGATTATATATTCCAAAATATATCTTATTGGGACAAGCTTCCTGAATATGAGGAATTAGAAATTGCTATGTATATTGACCCTGCAATTAAAGCAGGAAAGAGGAACGATTATTCTGCCATTACGATTCTTGGACAGCATAGAAAGACCAATCAAATGTATGTTGTAGATGGTTCTATTTATAAATTACTTCCCGATGATTTATTTTCAGTTGTAGTTGAAAAGCTACAAATATATCCTGTTGAGAAGATTGGATTTGAAGCTACACAGGCACAGAGCTATATGAAACAGAAATTTGAAGAACAGCTATGGCAAAATAAAATATATGTTCCAGTGGATGAAGTAGTGGCGAAGGGGCAAAAACATGAGAGGATTATTACATTGGAGCCTGATATTAAGAAGGGATATATTCTGTTTAATTCTGATAATATTGCCTATAACAATCAAGTGAAGGATTATAATAAAGGAGCCAAACATGATGATGCTCCAGATTCTTTATACGGTGCTGTGCAATTGGTGCAGGGAGTTCAGAAGTTAAAATTTTATGATAGAGGATTATTATTTTAG
- a CDS encoding phage portal protein, whose amino-acid sequence MKITEKLILECLSELEKNSTDKKIYKEYYEGRHSILKNYAMQDSRSNQKLIFNFPRKFVDNETGYLLGKPVNFVSKTDKTEITDCIDRNTSHWDKEHNINLRKMSEIYGESYELNYLNSEGEFCSSILTPLEAYVLEDGTAERNVLLALHRFTRRFDETEYLDVYTDTEILHYKITTDEKGGTELGYIDKHNHIFNRVPVIVCPASSERKSGFQDVLSLFDAYNALNSDLVNEIADHRNAYLVIENAKIEEGDLLKMKSMGIIQVPKGGSVKWLTKDINDSFVKNELDNIERKIYDMMDEVNFNENWASNTSSLALRNKLLNLENRVAMRQAFMEKVIKERLKNLFIYVKKKEGKTFDYRDVAIKFTRNLPTDLVGLADVVGKLQNICSQETLLTLLPFVENPKVEVQKFKSELEKIDFETSGDDDN is encoded by the coding sequence TTGAAAATAACTGAAAAATTAATATTGGAATGTTTAAGTGAGTTGGAGAAAAATTCTACTGATAAAAAGATCTACAAGGAATATTATGAAGGCAGGCATAGTATTTTAAAGAACTATGCCATGCAGGACAGCAGGAGTAATCAAAAACTCATTTTTAATTTTCCTAGAAAATTTGTTGATAATGAGACAGGCTATCTATTAGGTAAGCCTGTTAATTTTGTGTCTAAAACAGATAAAACAGAGATTACTGATTGTATTGACAGAAATACAAGCCATTGGGATAAGGAGCATAATATTAATCTTAGAAAAATGAGCGAGATTTATGGAGAGAGTTATGAGCTGAATTACCTTAATTCTGAAGGGGAATTTTGCTCCTCTATTTTAACACCATTAGAAGCTTATGTATTGGAGGATGGTACTGCTGAGAGGAATGTATTGTTGGCACTTCATAGATTTACAAGGCGATTTGATGAAACGGAGTACTTAGATGTATATACTGATACAGAGATTTTACATTATAAAATTACTACCGATGAAAAGGGTGGTACAGAACTAGGATATATAGACAAACATAACCACATATTCAATCGTGTTCCTGTAATCGTATGCCCTGCCAGCAGTGAGAGGAAAAGTGGATTTCAAGATGTACTGAGTTTATTTGATGCTTATAATGCCCTGAATTCAGACTTAGTCAACGAAATTGCAGATCATAGAAATGCTTACTTGGTGATTGAAAATGCAAAAATTGAAGAAGGAGATTTACTTAAAATGAAATCTATGGGGATTATACAGGTTCCCAAAGGTGGCTCAGTAAAATGGCTGACAAAGGACATCAATGATTCCTTTGTAAAGAATGAACTTGATAATATTGAGAGGAAAATCTATGACATGATGGATGAGGTGAATTTCAATGAAAATTGGGCAAGCAATACTTCCTCTTTGGCACTCAGAAACAAGCTTTTAAATCTTGAAAATAGAGTTGCCATGAGACAAGCATTTATGGAAAAGGTGATTAAAGAAAGACTGAAAAACCTCTTTATCTATGTCAAGAAGAAGGAAGGTAAAACCTTTGACTATAGAGATGTAGCCATTAAATTCACACGTAATTTGCCTACGGATCTTGTAGGCCTTGCAGATGTTGTTGGAAAACTACAAAATATATGCTCTCAAGAAACCCTACTGACCTTATTGCCATTTGTAGAAAATCCCAAGGTGGAGGTGCAGAAATTCAAATCTGAGTTGGAGAAAATTGATTTTGAAACTTCGGGAGATGATGACAATTGA
- a CDS encoding minor capsid protein — MNGNYREEILEIKKEAIEKVNDDVKEVYSQHKEVLGGLLIMLIDLFDRYSKEGRFHANRYEREKILKEVKETIVKETKQLITRDIHISKDALEEIIRKSHEEHMKLWGSRGSTTLTPLFIQEIIFRDYKGSTFNNRIMENKKKLANRLYVEFDKGLKKHATLVELSHSIQETFKRSNYESYRLLMTEQARVFEEVQRNAFLISEMVDRVMWVAALCENTCPYCEMMDGSIFAVDDPNKPEIPAHVFCQCCWVPV, encoded by the coding sequence TTGAATGGTAATTACAGAGAGGAAATCCTAGAGATAAAAAAGGAAGCCATAGAAAAGGTGAATGATGATGTCAAAGAAGTTTATAGCCAACATAAGGAGGTGCTGGGTGGACTGTTGATTATGCTAATAGATTTATTTGATAGATATTCTAAAGAAGGGAGGTTTCATGCTAATCGATATGAGAGAGAAAAGATATTAAAGGAAGTTAAAGAGACAATTGTTAAAGAAACGAAGCAACTGATAACACGAGATATTCATATTAGCAAGGATGCTTTAGAAGAAATTATTAGAAAGAGTCATGAAGAGCATATGAAGTTATGGGGGAGTAGGGGTAGTACTACACTTACGCCTCTTTTTATTCAAGAGATAATCTTTAGAGACTATAAAGGGAGTACATTCAATAATAGGATCATGGAGAATAAGAAAAAGTTGGCAAATAGACTTTATGTTGAGTTTGATAAAGGATTGAAGAAGCATGCTACATTGGTAGAACTATCCCACAGCATACAAGAGACCTTTAAAAGATCTAATTACGAATCCTACCGTTTACTCATGACAGAACAGGCAAGGGTATTTGAAGAAGTTCAGAGAAATGCATTTCTTATTTCAGAAATGGTGGATAGAGTAATGTGGGTAGCTGCTCTTTGTGAAAATACCTGTCCCTATTGTGAAATGATGGATGGAAGTATTTTTGCAGTAGATGATCCCAATAAACCTGAGATCCCTGCCCATGTATTTTGTCAGTGTTGTTGGGTGCCAGTATAA
- a CDS encoding DUF4355 domain-containing protein has product MTLEEVKEFLQSEEGKKEEVIAYLQEINPLTVARVQEFLEVNPEAKSWMDSIKDKHLSKGLETWKSNNLENLISEEIKTRFPEKDEKEVEVEKLRSEIEQMKQEKLRESLTNKAIKIATEKNLPVELVDFFIGKDEEMTASNLQALENTFSQSVQKMVETRLKGEGYVPPKDSEVKSGNLEGLSMEEYIKERNK; this is encoded by the coding sequence ATGACATTGGAAGAGGTAAAAGAGTTTTTACAAAGTGAAGAAGGAAAAAAGGAAGAAGTCATTGCATATTTGCAGGAGATAAATCCATTAACTGTTGCAAGGGTGCAGGAATTCTTAGAAGTAAATCCTGAAGCGAAAAGCTGGATGGATTCCATTAAGGATAAGCATCTATCCAAAGGATTAGAAACTTGGAAAAGTAACAATCTTGAAAACCTAATCTCCGAGGAAATCAAAACTAGATTTCCAGAGAAGGATGAAAAGGAAGTTGAGGTTGAGAAGTTAAGAAGTGAAATTGAACAGATGAAGCAGGAAAAATTAAGGGAATCCTTAACCAATAAAGCCATCAAAATAGCTACAGAAAAGAATCTACCCGTTGAGTTGGTAGATTTTTTTATTGGTAAGGATGAAGAGATGACTGCATCTAACCTTCAAGCATTAGAGAATACCTTTAGTCAATCTGTACAGAAAATGGTAGAGACAAGATTAAAAGGAGAAGGTTATGTACCACCAAAAGATAGTGAAGTCAAATCTGGTAATTTAGAAGGTTTATCGATGGAAGAGTATATCAAAGAGAGAAATAAATAA
- a CDS encoding P22 phage major capsid protein family protein has protein sequence MGNTILTPSIIAKEALMQLRNNTVMASLVHRDYSQEFVAGVGNTVTIRKPATFEAQEFDRNTGIQIQDATEGSDTVVMDKLLDVSFEVTSEQLTMDIKDFSEQLLVPAMQGFANKIDLYLLGLYNDVPNASGIAGTTPGEVSDITGARKILNDNKVPFANRNLVIDTTAEDKLLQLPTFHEADKVGDNGTAMREASLGRKFGFNIFMDQNVLTHSKGTLAGDEGTIKVKGSVSAGSTQLVIDGINLTGNLIKGDILSIGGKSYVIKEDATAASNEITVKVYPATTDIADDTEVIITGNHTANLAFHKNAFALVSRPLALPRGLSSEQKAIVNYDGFGLRVIYDYNSQYKKDVISIDMLCGVKTLNPELACRLLG, from the coding sequence ATGGGAAATACAATTTTAACACCATCAATTATAGCAAAGGAAGCATTAATGCAATTAAGAAATAATACAGTTATGGCAAGTTTGGTACATAGAGATTATTCACAGGAGTTTGTGGCTGGTGTGGGTAATACAGTAACCATCAGAAAACCAGCAACATTTGAAGCACAGGAGTTTGATAGAAATACAGGCATTCAGATTCAAGATGCAACGGAAGGTTCTGATACAGTAGTAATGGATAAATTACTAGATGTATCCTTTGAAGTAACCTCTGAACAGTTAACTATGGACATTAAAGATTTCAGTGAACAACTATTAGTTCCAGCAATGCAGGGGTTTGCCAATAAAATAGATCTATATTTACTTGGTTTATATAATGATGTTCCTAATGCCAGTGGTATAGCAGGAACCACTCCAGGTGAAGTAAGTGATATTACTGGAGCTAGAAAAATATTAAATGACAATAAAGTACCTTTTGCAAATAGAAACCTTGTGATTGACACAACAGCAGAGGATAAACTTCTGCAATTACCTACCTTCCATGAAGCTGATAAAGTAGGGGATAATGGTACTGCCATGAGGGAAGCCTCCTTAGGTAGAAAGTTTGGCTTTAATATATTTATGGATCAAAATGTCCTAACCCACAGCAAAGGAACTTTAGCTGGTGATGAAGGGACAATAAAAGTAAAGGGTTCAGTAAGTGCAGGTTCAACTCAATTAGTAATAGATGGGATAAACCTAACAGGAAATCTTATCAAAGGTGATATCCTATCTATTGGAGGCAAGTCCTACGTAATAAAAGAGGATGCTACTGCTGCTAGTAATGAGATCACTGTAAAAGTATATCCTGCTACAACGGATATTGCCGATGATACTGAAGTGATTATTACTGGTAACCATACTGCTAATCTTGCATTCCATAAAAATGCCTTTGCATTGGTAAGTAGACCACTTGCATTACCAAGGGGACTAAGTTCGGAGCAAAAGGCAATCGTCAACTATGATGGATTTGGTTTAAGGGTAATTTATGATTACAATAGTCAATACAAGAAGGATGTTATTTCGATTGATATGCTCTGTGGAGTAAAGACTTTAAATCCTGAATTGGCTTGTAGGTTATTAGGCTAA
- a CDS encoding Rho termination factor N-terminal domain-containing protein, giving the protein MKCPYCGIDYNSNISFDAHIQNCFYRDNPIKKQENKVEETPAYEAMKYKELKGLAKSKGINTNKMKKEDLIQAIKELEG; this is encoded by the coding sequence TTGAAATGTCCTTATTGTGGGATAGATTACAACAGCAATATTTCATTTGATGCTCATATACAAAATTGTTTCTACAGAGATAACCCCATTAAAAAGCAAGAAAATAAAGTTGAAGAAACACCAGCATATGAGGCTATGAAATACAAGGAGTTAAAAGGCTTGGCAAAGTCTAAGGGAATTAATACGAATAAAATGAAAAAAGAAGATCTGATTCAAGCTATCAAGGAATTGGAGGGGTAA
- a CDS encoding phage head-tail connector protein — MLELMKELLEIDLIDSTKDHVLNHFLKKACEVSLGYCNVSELPDKYDDTIVDFAVYLYRNRNNTGLIQKREGEKNATFEIGVPEEIKLALPPPKIKVGGY; from the coding sequence ATGTTGGAATTGATGAAAGAGTTATTAGAAATAGATCTTATCGATAGTACTAAGGATCATGTGCTAAATCACTTTCTAAAAAAGGCTTGTGAGGTTAGCCTTGGTTATTGCAATGTTTCAGAGTTGCCAGATAAATATGATGATACTATAGTTGACTTTGCAGTGTACTTGTATAGAAATAGAAACAATACAGGATTGATTCAAAAACGTGAAGGAGAAAAGAATGCAACTTTTGAGATAGGGGTTCCTGAAGAGATTAAACTTGCATTGCCACCACCTAAAATAAAGGTTGGTGGCTATTAA
- a CDS encoding SHOCT domain-containing protein: MVNKSVEYLLSTHILKDLKSRNLITEEEFIAIDIENKKSFQMAKNQGINLIS; this comes from the coding sequence ATGGTAAACAAATCAGTAGAATATTTATTAAGTACACATATTTTAAAGGATCTTAAATCTAGAAATTTAATTACAGAAGAAGAGTTTATTGCCATAGATATAGAAAATAAAAAATCCTTTCAAATGGCTAAAAATCAGGGAATTAACTTGATTAGTTAG